A genomic stretch from Candidatus Amarolinea dominans includes:
- a CDS encoding sigma-70 family RNA polymerase sigma factor, producing the protein MASNSQQHDLSQLSDDTLVQLFVSDPQRNAKAFEVLVERYQGKVFGLSLRMMGSREEAEDQAQEIFVKVYRSLARFEGRSRFSTWLYRIAVNACLDAIEKRRRRPQAADIEWGDLAETEPVDSELLSRHAPTPEQAYLHKEQSSVVHSALSKLEESHRQAIVQRELQGLSYQDMAANTRIGLSAMKMRVHRARKALASVLQQQAQLGMA; encoded by the coding sequence ATGGCGAGCAATAGTCAACAGCATGATCTGAGTCAGTTGAGCGATGACACGTTGGTTCAACTGTTTGTGAGTGATCCGCAGCGCAATGCAAAGGCGTTCGAGGTTTTGGTGGAACGCTATCAGGGCAAGGTGTTTGGCCTGTCGTTGCGGATGATGGGAAGTCGGGAGGAAGCCGAAGATCAGGCGCAGGAAATCTTTGTCAAGGTGTACCGTTCGCTGGCCCGTTTCGAAGGCCGTTCGCGGTTCAGCACCTGGCTCTATCGGATTGCCGTCAATGCTTGTCTGGATGCCATTGAAAAACGCCGCCGCCGCCCGCAGGCTGCTGACATCGAGTGGGGTGATCTCGCCGAGACTGAGCCGGTGGATAGCGAACTGCTGAGCCGGCATGCGCCCACGCCTGAGCAGGCGTATCTGCACAAGGAACAATCGAGCGTGGTTCACAGCGCGTTGTCAAAATTGGAGGAATCGCATCGGCAGGCTATCGTGCAGCGCGAGTTGCAGGGTTTGAGCTATCAGGACATGGCGGCCAACACCCGCATTGGCCTTAGTGCGATGAAGATGCGGGTGCATCGGGCGCGCAAGGCGCTCGCCTCCGTCCTGCAGCAGCAGGCCCAGTTGGGCATGGCGTAA
- a CDS encoding methyltransferase domain-containing protein, with protein MDEKILHWVVCPQCAERQWRTETEAVRCESCGSRYPVQNGVLNLLPGGPHFLTAAQRTNFWAPVAWGYEDLWRRRSLSLLSGQPLGLERELALLNEWLADAQGGVFLDLACSHGLYARALAGPRGLDREIIALDSSPRMLQAAARKVRQAQLAATVHLLCAEGESLPFAADSLDGIVCGGSLNEFKMAELVVAEASRVLKPGAPYFSMHLLSSGAAWPRRLQGLARRGGIHFWDADGVQALFADRGLRLVRRARFGIVEFALFKKEGG; from the coding sequence ATGGATGAAAAAATACTACACTGGGTGGTGTGCCCACAGTGTGCGGAACGTCAGTGGCGGACCGAAACCGAGGCCGTGCGCTGCGAGTCGTGCGGCTCCCGCTACCCCGTGCAAAACGGCGTGCTCAACCTGCTGCCGGGCGGCCCCCATTTTCTGACCGCAGCTCAGCGCACGAATTTCTGGGCGCCGGTAGCCTGGGGCTATGAAGACCTGTGGCGGCGTCGTTCTCTCAGTCTGCTCAGCGGGCAACCCTTGGGCCTTGAGCGCGAACTGGCCCTGCTGAACGAGTGGCTGGCCGATGCGCAGGGCGGAGTCTTCCTGGATCTGGCCTGTTCACACGGTCTTTACGCGCGGGCATTGGCGGGGCCGCGCGGTCTTGATCGGGAAATCATTGCGCTGGACAGCTCCCCGCGCATGTTGCAGGCGGCGGCGCGCAAGGTGCGCCAGGCCCAACTGGCCGCGACGGTTCATCTGCTGTGCGCCGAAGGGGAATCGCTGCCGTTTGCGGCCGATTCACTGGATGGCATTGTTTGCGGCGGCTCTCTCAACGAGTTCAAGATGGCAGAGCTGGTGGTGGCCGAGGCCAGCCGGGTTCTCAAGCCGGGCGCACCCTACTTTTCGATGCATCTGCTGAGCAGCGGCGCGGCGTGGCCGCGGCGTTTGCAGGGTCTGGCGCGCCGGGGCGGTATCCATTTTTGGGATGCCGATGGTGTGCAGGCGCTGTTTGCCGACCGGGGCTTGCGCCTGGTGCGCCGCGCCCGCTTTGGCATCGTGGAATTTGCACTGTTCAAGAAAGAGGGCGGATGA
- the folB gene encoding dihydroneopterin aldolase has protein sequence MMALDRVEVRDLLLRCIIGINPEERTHPQDVLINLTMFADLRPAGNSDDIGDAVNYKTASKRVIALVEQSQFFLVEKMAAEIARLILTEFAVERVQVRVEKPGALRFARSVGVEIERTRADFDLLPLPARP, from the coding sequence ATGATGGCTTTGGACCGGGTGGAAGTACGTGATTTGCTCCTACGCTGCATCATCGGCATCAATCCCGAAGAGCGCACCCATCCGCAGGATGTGCTCATCAATCTGACGATGTTTGCCGATCTGCGGCCGGCTGGAAACAGCGATGACATTGGCGATGCCGTCAACTATAAGACGGCCAGCAAGCGCGTCATCGCGCTGGTGGAACAGTCGCAGTTCTTCCTGGTCGAAAAGATGGCGGCTGAGATTGCGCGTTTGATCCTCACCGAGTTTGCCGTCGAGCGGGTGCAGGTGCGCGTGGAGAAGCCGGGCGCGCTGCGTTTTGCCCGTTCGGTGGGCGTTGAGATCGAGCGCACGCGGGCCGATTTCGATCTGCTGCCGCTGCCCGCCCGGCCGTGA
- the folK gene encoding 2-amino-4-hydroxy-6-hydroxymethyldihydropteridine diphosphokinase encodes MNTVFLSLGSNIEPEQHLADALRRLAALGEMVAVSPVYESLPAGDPDQPNYLNLVVLLSTNLAPVALKQQLLTIEQALGRARSANLNAARTIDLDIALFNLDILLVGKRHIPDPDILTQPYLACPLADLAPEFFHPETGQTLSAIAAPFRQRTDILRRDDVHLLAVK; translated from the coding sequence GTGAACACCGTTTTTCTCAGCCTGGGGTCGAACATCGAGCCGGAGCAGCATCTGGCCGATGCTCTGCGACGCCTGGCAGCCCTGGGTGAAATGGTCGCGGTCTCGCCGGTGTATGAATCGTTACCCGCGGGCGACCCTGACCAGCCCAATTACCTGAATCTGGTCGTGCTGCTGAGCACCAACCTGGCGCCGGTCGCCCTCAAACAGCAGCTTCTCACCATCGAACAGGCGTTGGGGCGCGCGCGCAGCGCCAATCTCAATGCGGCGCGCACGATTGACCTTGACATTGCCCTCTTCAACCTCGACATTCTTCTTGTAGGCAAGCGCCACATCCCTGATCCCGATATCCTGACACAGCCCTACCTGGCGTGCCCATTGGCGGACCTGGCGCCCGAATTCTTTCATCCAGAGACGGGTCAAACCCTCAGTGCCATCGCGGCGCCATTTCGCCAGCGGACTGACATCTTGCGCCGTGACGATGTGCATCTGCTGGCGGTCAAATAG
- the folE gene encoding GTP cyclohydrolase I FolE gives MNPMKVNVDDFDAFRTELIEDEPGWADADIQVAVRSILTAIGENPERQGLVKTPLRVAKMYEELTAGYHVDPAALINDAIFEVHYDEMVVVKDIDYYSLCEHHMLPFMGKAHVAYLPRGRVLGLSKIPRIVEMYARRLQVQERMTMQIADLIEEVLNPLGVAVVCEGVHLCAAMRGVKKANARMVTSAMRGAFRNNPQTRNEFLKLLNHADAH, from the coding sequence ATGAATCCCATGAAAGTCAATGTAGACGATTTCGACGCCTTTCGCACTGAATTGATCGAGGATGAGCCGGGCTGGGCTGATGCCGATATCCAGGTGGCGGTACGCAGCATCTTGACCGCGATTGGCGAAAATCCCGAACGGCAGGGCCTGGTCAAAACCCCGCTGCGCGTCGCCAAAATGTACGAAGAGCTGACGGCCGGTTATCACGTGGACCCGGCGGCACTCATCAACGATGCCATCTTCGAGGTGCATTACGATGAAATGGTGGTTGTCAAGGATATTGACTACTACAGCCTGTGCGAGCATCACATGCTGCCGTTCATGGGCAAGGCGCACGTGGCCTACCTGCCGCGTGGCAGGGTGTTGGGCCTGAGCAAGATTCCGCGCATCGTGGAGATGTACGCGCGGCGGTTGCAGGTGCAAGAGCGCATGACGATGCAGATTGCCGATTTGATCGAGGAAGTGCTGAACCCCCTGGGAGTTGCCGTCGTTTGCGAGGGCGTGCATCTGTGTGCGGCCATGCGCGGGGTCAAGAAGGCCAACGCGCGCATGGTGACGAGCGCCATGCGTGGCGCGTTTCGCAACAATCCGCAGACGCGCAACGAGTTTTTGAAGCTGCTCAATCATGCCGATGCGCATTGA
- a CDS encoding tRNA pseudouridine(13) synthase TruD, translating to MTLPTITSDLPGIGGTLKQSPEHFVVTEIPLYDASGDGDHLYVNLTRRGWNTRDVALALARLFDLHVDDIGFAGLKDRQALTTQTFSLLRVPAEDAAARIAAELPFEVNWVSRHRNKLRTGHLLGNRFAIFIADVLPDALARAEAVTAALHVRGIPNFFGAQRFGQDGDNATRGHEVLLGRGPRQRWLRRFLISAFQSDLFNRYLEQRIALGAFSHLLAGDVAKKHSTGGLFVVEDLEREQPRFQAGEISFTGPLFGAKMKAAAEAAAALEAGILAQAALPPSAFKKADVDGGRRLGRLLLDRVELDATDLSAAGGGLWVRFTLPKGAYATVVLREFMKDDVVLGEEDEGDD from the coding sequence ATGACATTACCAACCATCACATCCGACCTGCCCGGTATTGGCGGGACACTCAAGCAGTCGCCTGAGCATTTTGTGGTTACAGAGATCCCGTTGTATGACGCAAGTGGCGACGGCGATCATCTCTACGTCAACCTGACGCGGCGTGGCTGGAACACGCGCGATGTGGCGCTGGCCCTGGCCCGCCTCTTTGATCTGCACGTGGACGATATCGGTTTCGCCGGCTTGAAAGACCGTCAGGCGCTGACGACGCAGACCTTTTCGCTCCTGCGGGTGCCGGCCGAGGACGCCGCCGCACGCATTGCCGCCGAACTGCCCTTCGAGGTCAACTGGGTCAGCCGTCACCGCAACAAACTACGCACCGGACATCTGCTGGGCAATCGTTTTGCCATTTTCATCGCGGACGTCCTGCCGGACGCCTTAGCGCGGGCCGAGGCGGTGACGGCTGCGCTGCACGTCCGCGGCATTCCCAACTTCTTTGGCGCTCAACGCTTCGGCCAGGACGGCGACAACGCGACGCGTGGACATGAGGTGCTCTTGGGGCGCGGCCCGCGCCAACGCTGGCTGCGCCGTTTCCTGATCTCGGCGTTTCAATCTGATCTGTTCAACCGCTATCTGGAGCAGCGCATCGCCCTGGGCGCGTTCTCTCATCTGTTGGCCGGCGACGTGGCAAAGAAGCACAGCACCGGCGGCCTGTTCGTTGTCGAAGACCTGGAACGCGAGCAGCCGCGTTTTCAGGCCGGCGAGATCAGCTTTACCGGTCCGCTCTTTGGGGCCAAAATGAAGGCGGCCGCCGAGGCAGCCGCGGCTCTCGAAGCCGGCATCCTGGCGCAGGCTGCACTGCCGCCGTCTGCCTTCAAGAAGGCGGATGTGGATGGCGGCCGGCGCTTGGGCCGCTTGTTGCTCGATCGCGTCGAGCTGGATGCAACCGACTTGTCTGCCGCTGGTGGAGGACTCTGGGTGCGCTTCACGTTGCCCAAGGGCGCCTATGCCACGGTCGTGCTGCGTGAGTTCATGAAGGACGATGTGGTTTTGGGCGAAGAGGACGAGGGTGATGATTAG
- a CDS encoding AAA family ATPase — translation MSQHKITDDLNALLAVLPRRIQEALRTQNHSDELLEVVLDLGRLPEARFIEFEVVLSEEEVSAADLQDVVSRIGEFTEDNRAGIERTLHRISCLRNRQGHIIGMTCRVGRAVYGTIDIIEDIIIRSDKSILLLGRPGVGKTTLLRESARVLADKKRVVIVDTSNEIGGDGDIPHPSIGRARRMQVPTPSLQHEVMIEAVENHMPEVIIIDEIGREQEAVAARTIAERGVQLIGTAHGGTLENLLLNPTLSDLVGGIESVTLSDEEARRRGTQKSVLERRAPPTFDILVEIQDRQRLLIHHDVGAAVDALLRARALPAELRWRDPEGTVHVERMQTSATSSSLVRQSQWSSTSRGDGGGSDDNEMTVFGKPTPLSMPLTRPAENGGNLRTRRIYAYGVGQQRLRQAAQNLHVPVQIVEDLREADMVITLKNYYRKQPQPIAEAERRGIAVYVLRSNTVTQMETCLADVFGLPAQPVDTFAVAVDETSQAIQRVLGGAVSVDLTPQASFVRRQQHQMAREANLVSNSFGREPQRRVRIYRE, via the coding sequence ATGAGTCAACACAAAATTACGGATGATCTGAATGCGCTGTTGGCCGTGCTACCGCGGCGGATTCAGGAGGCGTTACGCACTCAGAATCATAGCGACGAACTGCTGGAGGTGGTGCTTGACCTGGGCCGTTTGCCCGAAGCACGCTTCATCGAGTTCGAGGTGGTCTTGAGCGAGGAAGAGGTCAGCGCCGCTGACCTGCAAGACGTGGTGTCGCGTATCGGTGAGTTTACCGAAGACAACCGCGCCGGTATCGAACGCACGCTGCATCGCATCTCCTGTCTGCGCAACCGCCAGGGCCACATCATCGGCATGACCTGCCGGGTGGGCCGCGCGGTGTACGGCACGATTGACATTATCGAGGACATCATCATCAGGTCCGACAAGAGTATTCTCTTGTTGGGGCGTCCTGGTGTGGGCAAAACCACGCTCCTGCGCGAGTCGGCGCGTGTCTTGGCCGACAAGAAGCGTGTGGTGATCGTGGACACCTCGAACGAAATCGGCGGCGACGGCGATATTCCGCATCCCTCCATTGGCCGGGCGCGACGCATGCAGGTGCCCACGCCCTCGTTGCAGCACGAGGTGATGATCGAAGCGGTGGAAAATCACATGCCCGAGGTGATCATCATTGACGAGATTGGCCGCGAGCAGGAGGCTGTGGCGGCGCGCACCATTGCCGAACGCGGCGTGCAGTTGATCGGCACCGCGCATGGCGGCACGCTGGAAAACCTGCTGCTCAACCCAACCCTGTCGGACCTGGTGGGCGGCATCGAAAGCGTGACCTTGAGCGATGAAGAGGCTCGGCGCCGCGGGACGCAGAAATCGGTGTTGGAACGGCGCGCGCCACCCACCTTTGATATTTTGGTCGAGATTCAGGATCGCCAGCGCCTGCTCATTCATCATGACGTGGGGGCCGCGGTGGATGCGCTGCTGCGCGCCCGCGCCTTGCCAGCCGAGTTACGCTGGCGCGATCCCGAGGGTACCGTTCATGTCGAGCGGATGCAGACCAGCGCCACCAGCAGCTCGTTGGTGCGTCAGTCGCAATGGTCGTCCACCAGTCGCGGCGATGGCGGCGGCAGCGACGATAACGAGATGACGGTCTTTGGCAAGCCGACGCCGCTGTCCATGCCCCTGACGCGGCCCGCCGAAAATGGTGGCAATCTGCGTACGCGGCGCATCTACGCCTATGGGGTAGGACAGCAGCGCCTGCGTCAGGCCGCACAAAATTTGCATGTGCCGGTGCAGATTGTGGAAGACCTGCGCGAAGCCGACATGGTGATCACCCTCAAGAACTACTACCGCAAGCAGCCGCAGCCGATTGCCGAGGCTGAACGCCGCGGAATCGCCGTCTACGTGCTGCGCTCCAACACGGTGACGCAGATGGAAACCTGCCTGGCTGACGTTTTTGGTCTGCCCGCACAACCGGTGGACACCTTCGCGGTGGCCGTGGACGAGACCAGCCAGGCCATTCAACGCGTGCTGGGCGGCGCGGTTTCGGTAGATCTGACCCCGCAGGCGTCCTTTGTGCGCCGCCAGCAGCATCAGATGGCTCGCGAAGCCAACCTGGTTTCGAACAGCTTTGGCCGTGAGCCGCAGCGCCGCGTGCGCATTTATCGAGAGTAA
- a CDS encoding dTMP kinase — protein MSLFITFEGPEGSGKTTQIQLLAAWLRAQGQLVLATREPGGTAIGDRVRAILLDTIHQEMQPQAEILLFSAARAQVVGQIIRPHLARGGVILCDRYADSTLAYQGYGRHLDLATLRLITDFATGGLRPDLTFCLDLPVEVGLRRKRVGAGEEWNRMEQETLAFHERVRRGYLDMAQAEPARWRLLDATQPVEALQATLRMEVAAHLG, from the coding sequence TTGAGCCTGTTCATCACGTTCGAAGGGCCGGAGGGCAGCGGCAAGACCACGCAGATTCAACTGCTGGCGGCGTGGCTGCGTGCGCAGGGTCAGCTGGTGCTGGCCACGCGGGAGCCGGGCGGGACCGCCATCGGGGATCGCGTGCGTGCCATCCTGCTGGATACGATTCATCAGGAGATGCAGCCGCAGGCCGAAATTCTCCTGTTTTCGGCGGCGCGCGCGCAGGTTGTGGGCCAGATCATCCGTCCACACCTGGCGCGTGGCGGTGTGATCCTCTGCGATCGTTATGCCGATTCCACCCTCGCCTACCAGGGCTATGGGCGCCATCTCGATCTCGCGACGCTGCGCCTCATTACTGACTTTGCCACCGGTGGTTTGCGGCCTGATCTGACCTTTTGCCTTGACCTGCCGGTGGAGGTGGGGCTGCGACGCAAGCGGGTCGGCGCGGGCGAGGAGTGGAATCGCATGGAGCAGGAGACGCTGGCCTTTCATGAGCGCGTGCGCCGTGGCTACCTGGACATGGCCCAGGCTGAACCGGCACGCTGGCGCCTGTTGGACGCAACCCAGCCGGTCGAGGCCCTGCAGGCGACCCTGCGCATGGAGGTGGCGGCGCACCTGGGATGA
- a CDS encoding cyclic-di-AMP receptor yields the protein MKLLLAIVQSDDARGLLDRLVQRGYSATVISTTGGFLREGNSTIILGVDDERMEEALGLIREGSHTRKQYVNPLPPVMEPGELHIPIPVEVAVGGAIVFVFSVERFEKF from the coding sequence ATGAAACTCTTGTTGGCGATTGTGCAGAGCGATGATGCACGAGGCCTGTTGGATCGTTTGGTGCAGCGAGGCTACAGCGCCACGGTTATCAGCACCACCGGTGGCTTTCTGCGTGAGGGCAACTCGACGATCATCCTGGGTGTAGACGATGAGCGAATGGAAGAAGCCCTGGGTCTGATTCGCGAAGGTTCACACACGCGTAAGCAGTATGTCAACCCGCTGCCGCCGGTGATGGAACCGGGCGAGTTGCACATCCCCATTCCGGTCGAAGTGGCGGTCGGGGGAGCCATCGTGTTCGTGTTCAGCGTCGAACGGTTCGAGAAATTTTAG
- a CDS encoding zinc ribbon domain-containing protein codes for MPIYEYQCHQCQRRVSLLWRTMSAAAAGQPVCPRCGGTHLSRLISKVALLRSEESRLDNLADPSSMGDLDENDPKSLARWMRKMSGEMGEDLGDEFREVVNRLEAGEDPEEIEKTMPDLAGPGGGDDFGVMD; via the coding sequence ATGCCAATTTACGAATACCAATGCCACCAGTGCCAACGGCGGGTCAGCCTGCTGTGGCGCACCATGTCCGCTGCGGCGGCCGGGCAGCCGGTCTGCCCACGCTGCGGCGGCACCCATCTGAGCCGCCTCATCTCCAAAGTGGCGCTTCTGCGCTCCGAAGAAAGCCGCCTGGACAACCTGGCCGATCCCAGCAGCATGGGAGACCTGGACGAAAATGACCCTAAGTCCCTGGCGCGCTGGATGCGCAAGATGAGCGGCGAAATGGGCGAAGACCTGGGTGATGAGTTCCGCGAAGTCGTGAATCGCCTGGAGGCCGGAGAAGACCCGGAGGAGATCGAAAAGACCATGCCCGATCTGGCTGGGCCGGGCGGCGGCGACGATTTTGGGGTCATGGACTAG
- a CDS encoding guanylate kinase, producing the protein MEWYHNLRRPRPMLIIISGPSGVGKDATLDAMKQMGTPFYFVVTATTRPRREYETDGVDYHFISMADFATMIDNDELLEYAMVYGDYKGIPKKHVRDALASGRDVVMRIDVQGAATIRRLVAGAITVFMTAPSEEELVMRLQRRKTESDDQLRLRIATARKELQRVNEFDYVVVNQEDHLADTARQIMAIIAAEKCRVHWKPVEL; encoded by the coding sequence ATGGAATGGTATCACAATTTGCGGCGGCCGCGGCCGATGCTGATCATCATCAGCGGGCCATCGGGCGTGGGCAAGGATGCGACACTGGATGCCATGAAGCAAATGGGCACCCCGTTCTATTTTGTGGTGACGGCGACGACGCGACCGCGGCGCGAGTATGAAACCGACGGCGTGGACTACCATTTCATCTCGATGGCTGATTTTGCCACGATGATTGACAACGACGAACTGCTCGAATACGCCATGGTCTACGGCGATTATAAGGGTATTCCGAAAAAACATGTGCGTGACGCGCTCGCCAGCGGCCGCGATGTGGTCATGCGCATTGACGTGCAGGGCGCGGCCACGATTCGCCGCTTGGTGGCGGGCGCTATCACCGTGTTCATGACCGCCCCGTCCGAAGAGGAGCTGGTGATGCGCCTGCAGCGGCGCAAGACCGAATCGGACGATCAACTCAGGTTGCGCATTGCCACGGCGCGCAAGGAGCTACAGCGCGTCAACGAATTCGACTATGTGGTGGTCAACCAGGAAGATCACCTGGCTGACACCGCGCGCCAGATCATGGCGATCATCGCGGCCGAAAAGTGCCGCGTCCATTGGAAACCGGTTGAGCTGTGA
- a CDS encoding rhomboid family intramembrane serine protease gives MTFPFSEAPPPPPTSGDVSGLRRISLPTHPPLWSYVLIGVNVAIWLILEVIGVMVFGERNATVNGQFMLLFGAKYNALISAGEWWRLLSAAFLHFGLFHLLMNSFSLYQLGPQIERLFGRGRFLAIYLLAGLYGNLFSYLFSTSLAAGASGAIFGLLGAFIAYLRRYRTLFGKPGQQMLQSMLVVVGINLVYGITSGVVDNYAHIGGLATGFILGELLRPEYAPPQQFSGPQVMTDVRSASRTRLVAGLGLLGVLAGVSLGTLLGR, from the coding sequence ATGACATTTCCATTCTCAGAAGCGCCGCCTCCGCCACCGACCAGCGGTGACGTGTCTGGCTTGCGGCGAATTTCCTTGCCAACCCACCCACCGCTGTGGAGCTATGTCCTGATTGGCGTCAATGTCGCCATCTGGCTGATCCTGGAAGTCATTGGCGTGATGGTGTTCGGTGAACGCAACGCGACCGTAAATGGGCAGTTCATGCTGCTTTTCGGCGCCAAGTACAACGCTCTCATCAGCGCCGGGGAATGGTGGCGCCTGCTCAGCGCAGCCTTCCTGCACTTTGGTCTTTTCCACTTGTTGATGAATAGCTTTTCGCTGTATCAACTGGGGCCTCAGATCGAGAGGCTCTTTGGTCGCGGGCGTTTCCTGGCGATCTATCTGCTGGCTGGCCTCTACGGTAATTTGTTCAGCTACCTGTTCTCGACTTCGCTTGCGGCCGGCGCTTCGGGCGCCATTTTTGGGCTGCTTGGCGCGTTCATCGCCTATCTGCGCCGTTATCGCACGCTCTTCGGCAAGCCGGGCCAACAGATGCTGCAGAGCATGCTGGTGGTTGTCGGCATCAATCTGGTGTACGGCATCACCAGCGGCGTGGTGGACAACTACGCCCATATCGGCGGCCTGGCCACCGGTTTCATCCTGGGCGAACTGTTGCGGCCAGAGTACGCGCCGCCGCAACAGTTCAGCGGGCCGCAGGTGATGACCGACGTGCGCAGCGCGTCGCGCACGCGCCTCGTCGCCGGCCTGGGGCTGCTGGGCGTGCTGGCAGGCGTCAGCCTGGGCACCCTGCTGGGACGGTAG
- a CDS encoding aminoacyl-tRNA deacylase, which translates to MSRNQKTLAMRVLEGHNIPYTAFYYDVPEHLSAAEVAAVIGLPPEQTFKTLVVMPDRPAAKPILVLLPGDSQLDLKKLAAAAGEKKMQMAPHREAERITGLEKGGISPLALLDRHYDVFVDETAILFDQIEISAGKKGAGILAPVAPLLRLLNAMLVDLATTV; encoded by the coding sequence ATGTCCAGGAATCAGAAAACGCTGGCGATGCGCGTGCTGGAGGGACACAACATCCCCTACACCGCGTTCTACTACGACGTGCCGGAGCACCTGTCGGCGGCGGAGGTGGCCGCGGTGATTGGCCTGCCGCCGGAGCAAACATTCAAGACTCTGGTGGTCATGCCAGATCGCCCGGCGGCCAAACCGATCCTGGTCCTGCTGCCTGGCGACAGCCAGCTCGATCTGAAGAAGCTGGCCGCGGCCGCGGGCGAGAAGAAGATGCAGATGGCGCCGCACAGGGAGGCGGAACGCATCACCGGCCTGGAGAAAGGCGGCATCTCGCCCCTGGCTCTGCTCGATCGGCATTATGACGTGTTCGTAGATGAAACGGCCATCCTCTTCGATCAGATCGAAATCAGCGCGGGCAAGAAGGGCGCCGGCATCCTGGCGCCAGTTGCGCCGCTGCTCAGGCTGTTGAACGCGATGCTGGTGGACCTGGCAACGACCGTCTGA
- a CDS encoding isoprenylcysteine carboxylmethyltransferase family protein, translating to MAPWWKNQRGEWFVIIQGVLFALVVFGPKTAPGLPAWSGRWAAGLALTGVALVIAGGLLSSSAVLRLGSNLSALPHPVEGAKLVASGPYRFVRHPIYAGIILAALGWGLVNRSTLGVLYALVLFIFFDLKSRREEFWMRQKLANYGNYQARVCKLIPFIY from the coding sequence ATGGCACCATGGTGGAAGAATCAACGTGGCGAGTGGTTTGTGATCATCCAGGGCGTGCTCTTTGCCCTGGTGGTGTTTGGCCCCAAAACAGCGCCGGGACTGCCGGCCTGGTCAGGCCGTTGGGCGGCCGGCCTGGCGCTGACGGGCGTGGCCCTGGTGATCGCAGGCGGTCTGTTGAGCAGCAGCGCCGTCTTGCGGCTTGGCTCCAACCTCAGCGCGCTCCCTCATCCGGTGGAGGGCGCCAAGTTGGTTGCCTCCGGGCCGTACCGATTCGTACGCCATCCGATCTACGCAGGCATCATCCTGGCGGCGCTGGGCTGGGGCCTGGTCAACCGCAGCACCCTCGGCGTGTTGTACGCGCTGGTGCTGTTCATCTTCTTCGACCTCAAATCCCGTCGCGAAGAATTCTGGATGCGGCAAAAACTGGCGAACTATGGCAACTACCAGGCACGCGTGTGCAAGCTAATCCCGTTTATTTACTAG